Below is a window of Sulfitobacter sp. SK012 DNA.
CAAGGTTACCCAAGGGAACTGGCGGAGCTATCCTTGGGTCACAGGATCGGAAACCGCGTTGAGCAGGCCTATCATCGGGATAGCTTATTGGAGCGCCGCCGGCCTATGATGGAAGCGTGGGCGCAATATCTGCTTAGCGAAAGATCCGGCCACACCAATTCGATTGGGCTGCGAGCAGTTTGATGTGGGGCGATTCACAACTCTTCAGCCCATAATCCCTTATTTAGCTGCGCTTCTTCGCGAATGTTTCCGCCATGCTTGTCCGTGCATTTGGCGAGAGATGTATTCAGCCCATTCTGGGTCTCTCAATACTATTTAGGAGATCTCTCATGAGCAATGCACGAATACATAGCCGAGTACTAAAACTTAAAACCGTTGTGGAAACTACCAGTCTCTCAAGGGCAACCATTTACGTGATGATGGGGCGCGGCGAATTTCCGAAACCGATCCGCTTAGGTCGCCGTGCGGTCGCTTGGCGCGAAACAGACGTTCTCAACTTGCTGTCTAGCCGCGCAACGGTTTCTTACCCGGAAACTGAGCAAATGGGGGCAGCTAAACTATGATCCCACCATTCAAAACCCCGCCCGGTTGGCGAACCGGGGCAGGGCAATTTCGAGGTTTGTCTGATGCTCATTCTGACCCTAAAAAACTATCGCAATTCACCTTTGAAGTCGAGCAAGAAGACGAAGTACGGCTCATTCAGATTGCCTCTGGTGATCGTGAATTGCTTGGACGGATCTGCAACGCACCCGGCGGCCTAAATGTCTCACAGTCTGATTGGCAGTCCATTGAAAATCTGGCCCGTGCAGGTTTTCCGGTCACAATGACCGCTGGCAGTGAGGCGGGCACGCGGACGGCTTGCCTTTCGGACACCGCACGGCTTCGCGAGGTCTACCAATGACCAATAAGCGCAGACCCGGATTCTACAAAGCTCCTAGGTGGATGTTTCAAAACAATCCGCTGAGTTCTGATGAGCGCTTTCTGCTGATGTATTTCGACAGCCACGATCAGGATATTTGGCTGCACCATGAACCGATAGTGTCGGCAGATATTGGTTGGGGCAGGCAGAAGTTTTACAGGGTCCGCCGATCGCTCGTGAACCTTGGACTACTACGGACGGAGAAAGTTCGAAAAACTGACCCTGAAACCGGCAAGGTTGTTATAATTGGCTTTCGCGCGTTCACGTATCTAAATGCTGAAAATCATAACTTAGATAACAGACCTAAGTGTCGAATATCATCATCATCAAAATCATCACAGTTAAGTAGACCAACTACTAAGGGGGCGCACTCCGGTCCTGACGTTATCGATGATGGAGACGTTGTAGCGTTTCCAGACGTTAGGGCGCATCCAAGATGACAGGTCTGTTTTTCGTGGAAACGGTGTGGCGCTGCGCTTGCGGTATAGGTCGCACTTTCGCACAGAGGTTGATCTGCGGTTTCACCCCGAATGCATATGCTGAGAAGCCGTGTCGTTCGCCTCCAGGACGCGCATCACAGTCAGCCAATTCCCAAGCATTTAGCTACTTCTAGGGTCAGGACCCATTAAATCTAAAAGCGTCAAACGCCACAAAGCGGACTTTGATGCGCTCCGCAGCGAACGGCGGCTTGGAGCCCTTTGTGACCAATGCTGCACCATGCACATTTCGACACTAAGGGCGGATTGCGGACTTTCGCTGCGCGTTGCATCAAGGTCTGCTATGGGGGGCAAAGCGGCCTGATGCAAATGCAGCAGACATTGCTACGGCAGACCGGTCGAAACAGCGATCGTGTCGCGGCAGTGCAGCACAAATTCCCCGAAGCGGACGTTCACTACGGACAAATTGGCTGAAATTCAAACCGGTCGTTCGCTGCGTTAGTGCCCAATGTCTCAGTTGCCGGACGGAACAGTCCTTCGTTGCCCCTGCAGCGAATTTTTGACCCCGATGTCCGATACTGCCTTAGTCAGATATTTTGAATAACTAGAATCGCACGTTGCACCGTCCAGAGCGCGGCCACTGCAATGCAAGGCGCAGCTATACCCCAACGCGCCACCAGCCAGCCCCGCTCTCCCAACCGCGACAAAAAACGAAACAAAGGCCAGCAGGCAAGGATAATCAAAAGCTGACCAATCTCGACACCGATATTGAACGATAAGAGGCTTTGCCAGATATTAGGGGAATCGACTTGCAGAATCTTGTGCAGCACAAACGAAAACCCCAGACCGTGCAGGGTGCCGATTCCGGCTGTGACGGCAAACATTGTTAGTTCTGGTGGTTGGTGTCCCTTTCTCTGCCTCACCGCCACGAGGGCTGCGAAAATGATTGACAGGGCGATCCCCAACTCGATTGTTGGAATAAACCACGCCCCCGAGGGCACCAGCCCGAAAAAGCCAAGGCTCAGCGTTACACTGTGACCGATAGTAAATCCGGTCGTACGAGAAAACAGGCTTCTGAAACTCACGGCACCCAATGCCAGGCAGATGACAAACAAGACGTGGTCAAGACCCTCCAGAATGTGGAGCATGCCTTCTTTGATGAACGTGATGGCAGCGGCCCATGGCGACCTCGAGATTGGAATCGGGTCGTCCAGCAGACCGCGTGCTCGAAATACCTCAACGCTGCCAGGGTAATAATCAAGAATTAGATTGGCTGTTTTCTCCTGCCCAGGCAAACCGGGATTGAGCGAACTGGACACATTATAGGATGTCGCAGCCCCCTGGTTGGTGAATAGAAGGACCGTGTCGACAACCGTGTCGCTGACGTAGGTTACCGGAAATTCTGGCGGATAAAGCGCGCTCTGAAACGAAGCGCGGGCTTCATCCAAAGTCGAAAATGGTGGTTGGCGGGATCCGGGGTACACCCTGACGGTTTCAACCCGCGCCTGCAAAACAACGCCGTCGCCGATAAACTGATGGCCGTCCGCCACCAAATCGCCGAGTCCGCCAGGATCAGCCTGCAATGCCTTTGCATCAAGGTAATAGACGACATTCCCATCCTCTCGGATGTTGGTCGTATAGGGCGCGGGTTCTGGTAAACCTTCGGGCAGATCAGGGCCAACCAGATTGGCAACAAGATAGGGCATCGGAAGGCGCAGATAGACCCGCAAGCCATTGCTCAGATGTTCGACATGAATAATGCGCGTATTCAGATTCAACAAAAAATGCGCGGCCGTCTGGCCAGATGCCAGCAGCAGGACGCACAGCAGTGCTGCAGAA
It encodes the following:
- a CDS encoding HupE/UreJ family protein, whose product is MKFVELGRRPLKLSTVVSAALLCVLLLASGQTAAHFLLNLNTRIIHVEHLSNGLRVYLRLPMPYLVANLVGPDLPEGLPEPAPYTTNIREDGNVVYYLDAKALQADPGGLGDLVADGHQFIGDGVVLQARVETVRVYPGSRQPPFSTLDEARASFQSALYPPEFPVTYVSDTVVDTVLLFTNQGAATSYNVSSSLNPGLPGQEKTANLILDYYPGSVEVFRARGLLDDPIPISRSPWAAAITFIKEGMLHILEGLDHVLFVICLALGAVSFRSLFSRTTGFTIGHSVTLSLGFFGLVPSGAWFIPTIELGIALSIIFAALVAVRQRKGHQPPELTMFAVTAGIGTLHGLGFSFVLHKILQVDSPNIWQSLLSFNIGVEIGQLLIILACWPLFRFLSRLGERGWLVARWGIAAPCIAVAALWTVQRAILVIQNI
- a CDS encoding helix-turn-helix transcriptional regulator; translation: MSNARIHSRVLKLKTVVETTSLSRATIYVMMGRGEFPKPIRLGRRAVAWRETDVLNLLSSRATVSYPETEQMGAAKL